The genomic DNA GTTGCCTAAACTGTGCCGACAACCTTATTACAGTTTACGACTGTAAAAGAAATAAAGTTTGTGAATTTGGAGGTATAGCAGGTTTAAATACTTGTCCTGATTTTGAGACAGAAGCCACTAATAAAACTGTCATATTTACAGATAGATATTGTGAAAAGGGCATTATAATCAGTCCTAAACTCTATAAAGAATTAAAGTCCTCTCCTATTACATCTGCAGAAATTAATGGTAATTGCTTGGATATAACGTTTAGCATTCTTTCTACTCAAGATAGAATTGAAGATGTTAAATTGGTAGATTCTGGAGAAGTACTGGAAAGTATGCCTACGCAAAGACGCATAAAATTTTATATTGAAGAAAACTTAACGAAGCCAACTTCTATGTCTGCGACAACTTCCTTTGATGTTTCTAATCTCGCAGAGCAAGGAGAAACTATTATATTGAATATTGACGGATTTGATACTTCGATTGAATATACTAGAGTTCCATAATCGTATAATGAACTATGGAAAGTAAAATATATTTTACTTAAACGTATACAGCACATCTATTAAAAAGCCTGTCTGGTCTGCAGCTAGGGTGTACCCACAAATATAGCCTCCTTCCTCTTAAATAGAGGATTATAAGGTACTCGCTAAGAAATAACCATCAGGCAAGCCCCCGACCCTTCGTAAGAATAAAGGACAAAAGCTTCGAAACCCAGGAGCGTAGTATTGGATGGCGCATTGGCGCGACGTCGAAGTTTTGTGCTTGGTTCTTCTTGAGCCTAAGCAAAAGAAGAAATTCCTATCGAAGGGGCGTCTTTTCTTTTGTTACTTTTCTTTGGACGAAGCAAAGAAAAGTAAATAATGAATCTTTTTTTAGATGTGGGGACACAGTAGCCACTGGAAGGCAGGGAACTCAATCCTTATGGGATGTCTCGTCGCTCATGCTTCGCTCTGTCGACATGACAAAAAATTGTATTACAAATAATTAGCTTGTTTTTTTGAGTATTATTTACGTAGACTAACGTTATTTTAGATAAATTAGTTATTTGCTACAAACTTAATATCTACCATTCCTAGATAAGATGTCTCTGAGAATGTAGCTGGTAATGTTTGACTTGTACCATAGCTAGAGCCATAACCAGAAATTAATACATCTCCCATTTCCACAGGAAACAAGTCATTTCCTGTATTAGTAAATTGGTAATAATCATTAGTATTAACAGAAACGAAGTATGTTGTTCCAGAATCAATGGCTATAGGTTCTATATCTTCGAAAGATAAAAGTCCGGAGCTGGAAACAACCATTGCAGTTGCTAAAATGGTTTCTGTTTCTGCATTCCACAAGGTCACCCGATAAGTCTCATTATTCGGTATTCTAGTACCTAGCGCTGTGATTTTTCCACTTTTAAATGTTTTAAATTTATATCCCATTTCGAAGGTATTAGGGCTATTTACTTTTTGATAATTAACTTGCATATGCCCACTTTCTATCAACGATTTCATTGGATATTGCGGTGTGGCTTCTATAACTTCTATTTCATCATCATTCTTCGAACAGCTATTAAAAAATATTCCTATAATAATTAATCCCCAAATTAGTTTTTGTGCTTTCATGATCTCTGTTTTTTAGCTTTATATTACTATATCAACAAGACCATCATTTTGTTACCCTAATATTTCACTTTATTCCATAAAAAAATCCGTTAACAAATAAAAGTCAACGGATTTGTATTTTATATTGCCTCACCCAGAACTGCCGAAAAAGCAGTCCTGACCTCTCCAAAGGAAAGGTGTAATAGGAAACTCCGCCCCCAAAGGGTCAGAGAATTTTTAGATCAGGTTTACCCTAATACTTCTGCTATTTTTTTACCTATTTCTGCAGGAGAATCAACGACATGAATTCCACAAGCTCTCATAATTTTCTTTTTAGCTTGGGCAGTATCATCACTTCCTCCAACTATAGCACCAGCATGTCCCATAGTACGACCAGCAGGAGCTGTTTCTCCGGCTATAAAACCAACTACAGGTTTTTTACTACCACTTTCTTTATACCAATTTGCAGCATCTGCTTCTAACTGACCTCCTATTTCTCCAATCATTACAACAGCCTCAGTTTCTGGGTCATTAATAAGTAGCTCAACAGCTTCTTTAGTTGTCGTTCCTATAATTGGGTCTCCACCAATACCAATTGCTGTTGTAATTCCTAATCCTTGTTTTACAACTTGGTCTGCAGCTTCGTATGTTAACGTCCCAGATTTAGAAACAATACCTACTTTCCCTTTTTTGAAAACAAAACCAGGCATAATACCAACTTTAGCTTCTTCTGGAGTAATAACTCCTGGGCAGTTAGGACCAATTAAGCGACAGTCTTTATTTTTTATATAATTAGATGCCGTAATCATATCTGCAACAGGAATACCTTCTGTAATTGTAATAATAACTTTAATACCTGCATCGGCAGCTTCCATAATAGCATCTGCTGCAAAAGCAGGCGGTACAAAAATAATAGTTGTATCTGCTCCAACTTCTTTAACAGCATCTAAAACAGTATTAAAAACTGGTTTGTCTAAATGTGTTTGCCCACCTTTTCCTGGTGTCACACCTCCAACAACATTGGTTCCATATTCAATCATTTGACCCGCGTGAAATGTACCTTCACTACCTGTAAACCCTTGAACTATAATTTTTGAATCTTTATTTACTAAAACACTCATAGGAGATTATTTGTCTTTTATTAATTTAATTGAGCAAATGTAATTTTTTGTATTAAAATTCTAAAGTAAAAACGCACTTTTTATTTTTAGAAATATTAATCTCTATTTTTTGTCTTGTTCCTTTAATTTATCTAGTATTTCGGGAATCTTTCTTATCGATGCAATTTCTTTATATTTTGAGCGAAAATCATCTGCGGGTATTCCAAAATAGCTTTTTCCACCTTCTAATGATTTACTAACACCTGCTTTTGCAGATATTACGGCTTTTTTACCAATGGTGATCCCACTTGTTATACCAACTTGTCCCCATATAGTCACTTCATCTTCAACAATAACACAACCAGCTATTCCTACTTGCGAGGCTATTAAACATTTCTTTCCAATAACAGTATCGTGTCCTATTTGAACTAAATTATCAATCTTTGTTCCTTCTTTAATCCGGGTATCTGCTGTAACTCCTCTATCTATTGTGCATCCTGCTCCAATATCTACATGATCTTCTAAAACAACACGTCCACTGGATTTTAAGCGATCAAAGCCTTCTGGCCTATTTTTATAATAGAAGGCATTCCCCCCTAAAACAGATCCAGCATGTATGGTAACATGGTTTCCTATAACGGCATCATCATAGATGCTTACATTAGAATGAATAACACAATTATCGCCTATTACAACATTATGTCCAATAAAACTATTGGGCTGAATTATTGAGTTTTCACCAATGGTTGCACTGCTGGAGATTTGACTATTAGCAGATTGAAATGGTTTAAAGTGATTTGTAAGCTTGTTAAAGTCTCTAAACGGATCGTCACTAATTAATAATGCTTTTCCTGGAGGACATGTCACTTCTTTATTAATAAGTATAATAGTCGCAGCAGAATCTAGTGCTTTATCGTAATATTTTGGGTGATCGACAAAAACTATATCTCCCGGCTCTACGACATGAATTTCATTCATTCCTAGAACAGAAAAATCATCATCACCAACAAAAGTACAATCAATTAATTGTGCTATGTCTTTTAAAGTATGCGGTTGAGGAAATTTCATTTATAAACTATTCCTTTACACGCTCTTTGTAAGTTCCTTTATCTGTTTCAACCTTTATTTTGTCACCTTCATTAATAAATAATGGTACATTAACGGTTGCACCTGTTTCAACTGTTGCAGGTTTTGTTGCATTGGTAGCGGTATTTCCTTTAACTCCAGGTTCTGTTGCCGTGACTTCTAATATAACACTTGCTGGCATCTCTACAGAAAGCGGCATGTTGTCCTCAGAATTAATAATGACCGTTACAACTTCCCCTTCTTTCATTAACCCAGGATTGTCTAGAGCAGCTTCAACCAATTGAATTTGTGTATAATCTTCAGTATTCATAAAATGATAATAATCACCATCATTATATAAAAATTGAAACTTGTGTGTTTCAACACGTACATCTTCTAATTTATGGCCAGCTGAAAATGTATTGTCAATCACTTTTCCTGTAGTAACACTTTTTAATTTAGTTCTTACAAACGCAGGTCCTTTTCCTGGTTTAACATGTAAAAATTCAATAATTTTAAAAATATCGTGATTGTATCTAATACATAACCCGTTTCTAATGTCACTTGTAGTTGCCATAAATTCTTTTTTGTAAATTATTTAGTTTGATTAATTTGATTTGAAATACCCTTTCATGATTCCTCGATGTGAATTTTTAATAAATTGAAGGATTTCATCACGTTCTGGAGTTGCTTCCATTTCTGCTTCAATAATTTCTGAAGCTTGGGTATTGTTATAATTCTTTTGATAGAGTATTCTAAAAATATTCTGAATCTCTCTTATTTTTTCTGTTGTAAATCCACGCCTTCTTAAACCTACAGAATTTATACCAACATAGGATAAAGGCTCACGTGCTGCTTTTACGTAAGGAGGCACATCTTTTCTAACCAAAGAACCGCCAGTAACAAAGGCATGATTACCTACAGATACAAATTGATGTACAGCAGTCATCCCCGCTAAAACAACGTAGTCTCCTATGGTTATATGACCTGCAAGCGTACTGTTATTAGAAAAAATACAATTATCTCCCACAATGCAATCGTGAGCAATGTGACAATACGCCATAATTAGGCAATTGTTACCAATAACTGTTTTCATTCTATCGGTTGTACCTCTATTAATAGTTACACATTCTCTTATTGTAACATTGTCACCAATTTCTACAATAGTATCTTCATCGTTATATTTTAAATCTTGAGGAACAGCTGAAATAACTGATCCAGGAAATATATTGCAGTTTTTACCAATGCGGGCGCCTTCCATAATGGTTACGTTACTACCTATCCAGGTCCCCTCTCCTATTACTACATTGTTATTGATAGTTGTAAAAGGTTCTATTACTACATTTTTAGCGATTTTGGCTCCTGGGTGAACGTATGCTAGTGGTTGGTTCATATTTATTTTTTTACTTTAGAGATTTGAGCCATTAGTTCTGCTTCTGCACATAGTTTGCCATTGGCATAAGCATAACCTTGCATGTGGCATATACCACGTCGAATAGGAGTTATTAACGTACATTTAAATATTAATGTATCTCCAGGCATTACTTTTTGTTTAAACTTAACATTATCCATCTTCATGAAAAAGGTTAAGTAATTTTCTGGGTCCGGAACCGTATTAAGTACTAAAATACCACCGGTTTGCGCCATAGCTTCTACGATTAGAACACCTGGCATTACAGGAGCTCCTGGAAAATGACCAGCAAAAAACTGTTCGTTCATAGTCACATTTTTTGTAGCGATAACATAATTATCAGTAAGCTCAAAAACTTTATCTATTAGTAAAAATGGTTGTCTATGAGGTAACATGGCCATAATTTGATTTACATCCATTAAAGGAGGTTGATTCAAATCTATATTTGGCACATTATTACGGCGTTCGTTTTTAATTATTTTGGCTAATTTTTTAGCGAATTGAGTATTTACAAAATGACCAGGTTTGTTAGCTATTACTTTTCCACGGATTCTTGTTCCTATAAGCGCTAAATCTCCTAAAACATCAAGAAGCTTATGTCGTGCTGCCTCATTTGGGTGATGTAAAGTCAAATTATCTAAAATACCATTTGGTTTTACGGCGATAGACTCTTTATTAAAGGCAACTCTTAATTTATCCATTGTTTCTGGAGATAAGGCTTTGTCTACATAAACAATCGCATTATTTAAATCACCACCTTTAATTAGTCCATGTTCTAAAAGCATTTCAATTTCATGCAAAAAACTAAATGTACGTGAATTTGAAATATCCTTTTTGAAATCTGAAATTTTATTTAAAGTAGCATTTTGGGTACCTAATACTTTGGTTCCAAAATCTACCATAGTAGTTATTTGATATTCTTTAGAAGGCATTACTAAAATTTCGCTCCCAGTTTCTTCATCTGTATAAGAAACAATATCAGTAATTACAAACTCTTCTCTAAAAGCATCGAGTTCTACAATACCAGCTTTTTCAATAGCATCAACAAAAAACTTAGATGACCCATCCATAATTGGAGGCTCAGACGCATTCAATTCAACAATAGCATTATCAACATCTAATCCTACCAATGCAGCAAGAACGTGTTCTGAAGTTTGAATAGTTACGCCGTTTTTCTCTAAACAAGTACCTCTTTGTGTGTTAGTAACATAATTAGCATCAGCTTCAATAATTGGTGTACCTTCTAAATCAACACGTTTAAAGGCCAATCCGGAATTAGCAATAGCTGGTTTAAAAGTTAAAGTAACATCTTTTCCTGTATGTAAACCGACACCTGTTAAAGAGATTTCACCCTTAATGGTTTTTTGCTTTATTTCAGTATTAACTATTCCCATTTATTTTTTTCTAAATCATTAATATTTTTTACAATCTTAGGTAAGTTTTTAAAATGCACATATGATTTGTTATAATCACTTAAAGCTAGTGCTGGCGACCCTTGAAGAACTTCATTGTCTTTTACGTTTCTAGCGATACCAGATTGTGCTTGAATTTTTACATGGTTACCAATGGTAATATGCCCTGCAATACCTACTTGACCACCAATTTGACAATACTCTCCAATTTTGGTTGAACCAGCAACACCAGACTGTGCAGCTATTACGGTGTGTTTACCTATTTCTACATTATGCGCAATTTGTATTTGATTATCTAATTTAACACCATTCCTTATTATTGTTGATCCCAAAGTCGCGCGATCTATAGTTGTTCCTGCTCCTACATCAACATGGTTTTCTAAAATAACATTTCCTATTTGAGGTATTTTGCTATAACTCCCATCTTGGTTTGGTGCAAAACCAAAACCATCGGCTCCAATGATTGCACCAGAGTTTATAACACAAGAGTTTCCTATAGTTGTATCTGAATAAATTTTGGCTCCAGAAAATACAACAGAATTATCTCCAATAGTAACATTATCACCTATGTAAGCATTTGGAAAAATCTTGACATTATTTCCTATTGAAACATTTTTACCGACATAAGAGAATACCCCAATATAGATGTTATCACCATGGATTGCTGATTCTGATATATAGGAAGGTTGTTCTATTCCTACCTTGTTTAGCTTAACCATGTTATAATACTCAAGCACTTTAGAAAAGGCTGCATAAGCATCTTCAACTTTGATTAATGTGGTATTAATTTCATTTTCAGGAATAAAGCTTTTGTTAACTATGGCGACTGAAGCTTTTGTAGAATATATGTATGGCGTATATTTTGGGTTAGATAAAAAGGTTAGAGAGCCTTGAGTCCCCTCTTCTATTTTAGATAACTTTGAAACTTCCATATTTGGGTCGCCAACAATATCACCTTCTAATATTTCTGCTATTTGTTGTGCTGTAAATTTCACACTGAAAAAGTTTGTTTTTTGTTTGATTGACGCAAAAATAGGAAAAATGTACTAAAGTTTTCTATGTGCAGAGTCTTATTGTTTTTATATAAACTGATGTAGTGTTTTACGTAGTTATTTTTTTATTTTAAAAAAACAACTACAGTGTTTCTTTAGGATAGCATATGTAATATTTAGTTACTGGTTTAGATAATGCCTTAAGGTTGAGCTGGTCTGAAGCCTTAACTATATCTTCAATTTTCCCAGATTTGTGCAAAATATTTATTCCTTGATGTTTTAATTGATATGCTTGATTAGATATATCGCCAGTAAACACAAAATATTTTGCTTCATCTTCATTTATATTATGAGCATTAATTAAGTTTTGGATATGCTTTTCAAGATTTTGCTTTTTTATTTCTTTCTTTTTTAATTTGACTTTTAATAAGTCCCTATTAATGATCATTTTGCTTAATCGACTGAGTACAAAATCACTATGATGCTGCCAGTTTTTCATAGCCGAAATAATATCATAATCATCTAATTGCGAAAAAATATCTAGCGTCTCATTGTTAAAATTGTCAATTGATATTTTGTTCTCTAAAAAAAACAATAGAGCTTTGCTAGCTTCCAACCTTGTTCCATTGTTATGCAATTCCTTAGCTCGCTTTAAGACACGAATCAATAATTGTTCTGCAGCTAGGCCCGTTTTGTGTAAATAAACCTGCCAATACATGAGACGCCTCGCTACAATAAATTTTTCGACACTATAAATTCCTTTTTCTTCAACAACTAATTCATCATTCACAACATGAAGCATCGTAATTAATCGTTCGCTATTTATATTACCCTCAGCCACTCCAGTATAAAAACTATCTCGCTTTAAATAATCTGCTCTGTCCATATCCAATTGTCCGGAAATAAGCTGACACATAAATTTTCTATGGTATTCACCTTTGAAAATTTGGATGGCAAGCGTTAAACTTCCGTTAAATTCTTTATTTAATTGCTCCATGAAAAGCAAAGAAATGTCCTCGTGAGACACATCATTAACAATGCTATGTTCCATGGCATGAGAGAAAGGCCCATGACCAATATCATGCAATAAAATGGCAGCATAAAGTCCTTTTTCTTCTTCTTCGGAAATTGTAACTCCCTTAAAACGAAGTACATTAACAGCCTGCTGCATTAAGTGCACGCATCCTATGGCATGATGAAATCTAGTATGATGAGCACCAGGATAAACCAAATAAGACATCCCCATCTGGGTAATTCTTCTTAAACGTTGAAAGTATTTATGTTGAATTAAATCGAAGATAAGCGAATTTGGAATAGTAATAAATCCGTAAATTGGGTCGTTTAATATTTTAAGTTTGTTCAAACTTGAAAAGTTAATGTTTAATAGACACAAATATAATTATATGTAGTTTATATATAAGGCTATATTAAAAACA from Flavivirga abyssicola includes the following:
- the lpxD gene encoding UDP-3-O-(3-hydroxymyristoyl)glucosamine N-acyltransferase, which codes for MKFTAQQIAEILEGDIVGDPNMEVSKLSKIEEGTQGSLTFLSNPKYTPYIYSTKASVAIVNKSFIPENEINTTLIKVEDAYAAFSKVLEYYNMVKLNKVGIEQPSYISESAIHGDNIYIGVFSYVGKNVSIGNNVKIFPNAYIGDNVTIGDNSVVFSGAKIYSDTTIGNSCVINSGAIIGADGFGFAPNQDGSYSKIPQIGNVILENHVDVGAGTTIDRATLGSTIIRNGVKLDNQIQIAHNVEIGKHTVIAAQSGVAGSTKIGEYCQIGGQVGIAGHITIGNHVKIQAQSGIARNVKDNEVLQGSPALALSDYNKSYVHFKNLPKIVKNINDLEKNKWE
- a CDS encoding HD domain-containing protein yields the protein MNKLKILNDPIYGFITIPNSLIFDLIQHKYFQRLRRITQMGMSYLVYPGAHHTRFHHAIGCVHLMQQAVNVLRFKGVTISEEEEKGLYAAILLHDIGHGPFSHAMEHSIVNDVSHEDISLLFMEQLNKEFNGSLTLAIQIFKGEYHRKFMCQLISGQLDMDRADYLKRDSFYTGVAEGNINSERLITMLHVVNDELVVEEKGIYSVEKFIVARRLMYWQVYLHKTGLAAEQLLIRVLKRAKELHNNGTRLEASKALLFFLENKISIDNFNNETLDIFSQLDDYDIISAMKNWQHHSDFVLSRLSKMIINRDLLKVKLKKKEIKKQNLEKHIQNLINAHNINEDEAKYFVFTGDISNQAYQLKHQGINILHKSGKIEDIVKASDQLNLKALSKPVTKYYICYPKETL
- a CDS encoding UDP-3-O-(3-hydroxymyristoyl)glucosamine N-acyltransferase — its product is MKFPQPHTLKDIAQLIDCTFVGDDDFSVLGMNEIHVVEPGDIVFVDHPKYYDKALDSAATIILINKEVTCPPGKALLISDDPFRDFNKLTNHFKPFQSANSQISSSATIGENSIIQPNSFIGHNVVIGDNCVIHSNVSIYDDAVIGNHVTIHAGSVLGGNAFYYKNRPEGFDRLKSSGRVVLEDHVDIGAGCTIDRGVTADTRIKEGTKIDNLVQIGHDTVIGKKCLIASQVGIAGCVIVEDEVTIWGQVGITSGITIGKKAVISAKAGVSKSLEGGKSYFGIPADDFRSKYKEIASIRKIPEILDKLKEQDKK
- a CDS encoding DUF6970 domain-containing protein, whose product is MRHTFLFLCLIFFIGCSETDKAQTSKLCSDNPLENIDWLKELLNNTDSNGLEIIQYDYKGQTVFSINSCLNCADNLITVYDCKRNKVCEFGGIAGLNTCPDFETEATNKTVIFTDRYCEKGIIISPKLYKELKSSPITSAEINGNCLDITFSILSTQDRIEDVKLVDSGEVLESMPTQRRIKFYIEENLTKPTSMSATTSFDVSNLAEQGETIILNIDGFDTSIEYTRVP
- the lpxA gene encoding acyl-ACP--UDP-N-acetylglucosamine O-acyltransferase, with translation MNQPLAYVHPGAKIAKNVVIEPFTTINNNVVIGEGTWIGSNVTIMEGARIGKNCNIFPGSVISAVPQDLKYNDEDTIVEIGDNVTIRECVTINRGTTDRMKTVIGNNCLIMAYCHIAHDCIVGDNCIFSNNSTLAGHITIGDYVVLAGMTAVHQFVSVGNHAFVTGGSLVRKDVPPYVKAAREPLSYVGINSVGLRRRGFTTEKIREIQNIFRILYQKNYNNTQASEIIEAEMEATPERDEILQFIKNSHRGIMKGYFKSN
- the efp gene encoding elongation factor P, giving the protein MATTSDIRNGLCIRYNHDIFKIIEFLHVKPGKGPAFVRTKLKSVTTGKVIDNTFSAGHKLEDVRVETHKFQFLYNDGDYYHFMNTEDYTQIQLVEAALDNPGLMKEGEVVTVIINSEDNMPLSVEMPASVILEVTATEPGVKGNTATNATKPATVETGATVNVPLFINEGDKIKVETDKGTYKERVKE
- a CDS encoding DUF4082 domain-containing protein; this translates as MKAQKLIWGLIIIGIFFNSCSKNDDEIEVIEATPQYPMKSLIESGHMQVNYQKVNSPNTFEMGYKFKTFKSGKITALGTRIPNNETYRVTLWNAETETILATAMVVSSSGLLSFEDIEPIAIDSGTTYFVSVNTNDYYQFTNTGNDLFPVEMGDVLISGYGSSYGTSQTLPATFSETSYLGMVDIKFVANN
- the sucD gene encoding succinate--CoA ligase subunit alpha, yielding MSVLVNKDSKIIVQGFTGSEGTFHAGQMIEYGTNVVGGVTPGKGGQTHLDKPVFNTVLDAVKEVGADTTIIFVPPAFAADAIMEAADAGIKVIITITEGIPVADMITASNYIKNKDCRLIGPNCPGVITPEEAKVGIMPGFVFKKGKVGIVSKSGTLTYEAADQVVKQGLGITTAIGIGGDPIIGTTTKEAVELLINDPETEAVVMIGEIGGQLEADAANWYKESGSKKPVVGFIAGETAPAGRTMGHAGAIVGGSDDTAQAKKKIMRACGIHVVDSPAEIGKKIAEVLG
- a CDS encoding bifunctional UDP-3-O-[3-hydroxymyristoyl] N-acetylglucosamine deacetylase/3-hydroxyacyl-ACP dehydratase; protein product: MGIVNTEIKQKTIKGEISLTGVGLHTGKDVTLTFKPAIANSGLAFKRVDLEGTPIIEADANYVTNTQRGTCLEKNGVTIQTSEHVLAALVGLDVDNAIVELNASEPPIMDGSSKFFVDAIEKAGIVELDAFREEFVITDIVSYTDEETGSEILVMPSKEYQITTMVDFGTKVLGTQNATLNKISDFKKDISNSRTFSFLHEIEMLLEHGLIKGGDLNNAIVYVDKALSPETMDKLRVAFNKESIAVKPNGILDNLTLHHPNEAARHKLLDVLGDLALIGTRIRGKVIANKPGHFVNTQFAKKLAKIIKNERRNNVPNIDLNQPPLMDVNQIMAMLPHRQPFLLIDKVFELTDNYVIATKNVTMNEQFFAGHFPGAPVMPGVLIVEAMAQTGGILVLNTVPDPENYLTFFMKMDNVKFKQKVMPGDTLIFKCTLITPIRRGICHMQGYAYANGKLCAEAELMAQISKVKK